The Gordonia mangrovi genome includes the window TGCCGCTGTCGACGCGGCTCTCGTAGACGCCGTATCCGACCGCGGGCATCGCGAGCTGCATGATCACGTTGGCAGGTCCGGCGAGCGCCGAGATGCCCTTCATCTCGATTTCCCGGGCGGGCAGCGCGTCGAGCTCTCCCCGGGTCATCCGCGCCTGCGGCGGGATGTACTCGGTGTCCGGCTCGGTCGCGGCGAATGCGTCCGGTAGGTCGATTTCTTCGACGATCGGTTCGGTGCTCATTGAAGACCCCCTGTTCGAGCAGCCATCTGACTACATGTGTTGTCTTTTTCATTGAACGTTGGCACCATGGCCGCTGTCAAGGGTGAAGTCTGCCAAGGCGGGTGCTCGGTCGGGGTGTCCGGTGTCAAGATGGACAGATGGCCAGGACGCCCAGTGGGACGACGAAAGCTGCCGACAGCAGCGCCGGCGAGAATCTGCGCGCCTACGGCGGCGAGGACGGCGGCATCCGGGTGGCGCGGAGGCGTGCCACCCTCATCGATGCCGCGTTGGAGTTGCTCGGTGCCTCCGACGGCGGTTCCATCACGGTCCGCGGGGTGTGCCGGGAGGCCGGCCTCACCACGCGCTACTTCTACGAGAGCTTCGATTCGGTCGAGGCGTTGGTGAGTGCGACATTCGACGGTGTCATCGGTGAGATCGCCGATCTCGGTCTGGCGGCCTTCGACTCCGGCGACGACGTGGAGGCCAAGGTTCGCGGAGCTGTGGGCGCCGTGGTGGCGGTGATCGACGAGGACCGACGCAAGGGGCGGCTGTTGTTCTCCCAGGCATTGCTGAGTCCGACCATTGCACGCAAGCGGATGGAATCGACGGAGATCTTTGCCGCACTCACCGTGCAGTCGGCGGCGGGTGTGGTCACGTTCAAATCGCGACCGAGGGGAATGGCGGCCGCGCACTTCCAGGTGGGTGGCCTGGGGCGGGTGCTGGCGGCCTGGCTGGACGGTCATCTGGAGTTGGATCGCGACGGGATCGTCGACGTCGGCGTGGGCTTGATGATGGCGTTGGCCGACG containing:
- a CDS encoding TetR/AcrR family transcriptional regulator, which encodes MARTPSGTTKAADSSAGENLRAYGGEDGGIRVARRRATLIDAALELLGASDGGSITVRGVCREAGLTTRYFYESFDSVEALVSATFDGVIGEIADLGLAAFDSGDDVEAKVRGAVGAVVAVIDEDRRKGRLLFSQALLSPTIARKRMESTEIFAALTVQSAAGVVTFKSRPRGMAAAHFQVGGLGRVLAAWLDGHLELDRDGIVDVGVGLMMALADGVARFD